The following proteins come from a genomic window of Galactobacillus timonensis:
- a CDS encoding bifunctional metallophosphatase/5'-nucleotidase, which yields MKNRIRILATSDVHGHITPYLYTNGQEYDGGFAKLSTLIQQLRDENTLLIDNGDSIEGSALTRYHAVAHERMVSPVTAVMNAMGYDYINLGNHDFSLGQRALAIHLKALKAPCITSNITFHDAPLGPTYVIRDFDGVKVALIGVSITDTRHTEPASNIEGYSFLDTIETVQNAVDAVRHLENPAYVIVVYHGSFEINPKTDSRSGCMQGDNCAYAMLQQVRGIDVLIAGHSHQHLLGTYNNTVYAETEADGRELICIDLATDSHTIEPVIYRADGEADEAIMKLIAREEADCQAWLDEPLAKTNMDLRIANENEARLKGTPSITLFNHIAMEETGAMLAACSLFKGATGFGASITRRALFTNYPYINRLVVKKLSGVQLKEFLEEDASYWSANAAAQIVAGEDPAHPENYDLVSGIDYRINVANPIGERVEEILYQGNPITEDSTFTLCVNSYHAAGGGGFHVLKQCETLKTIDSSFTDLAEAWFKNHPVIEFDPEFNIHVVNE from the coding sequence GCGGCTTTGCCAAGCTCAGCACACTGATCCAGCAGCTGCGTGATGAGAATACGCTGCTCATTGATAATGGTGACAGTATTGAAGGCAGTGCCCTGACCCGCTACCATGCGGTGGCGCATGAGCGAATGGTTTCGCCCGTGACGGCTGTCATGAACGCCATGGGCTATGACTATATCAACCTGGGCAACCATGACTTCAGCCTCGGTCAGCGTGCCCTTGCCATTCATCTCAAGGCCCTTAAGGCTCCCTGCATCACCAGCAATATCACGTTCCACGATGCGCCGCTCGGTCCGACCTATGTGATCCGTGACTTCGACGGCGTCAAGGTTGCGCTGATCGGTGTCAGTATCACCGACACAAGGCACACAGAGCCGGCCTCAAACATCGAAGGCTACAGTTTCCTTGATACGATCGAAACAGTGCAGAATGCCGTCGATGCCGTTCGCCATCTCGAAAATCCCGCCTATGTCATCGTCGTCTATCACGGCAGCTTTGAAATCAATCCGAAGACCGATTCCCGCTCCGGCTGTATGCAGGGCGACAACTGTGCCTATGCCATGCTGCAGCAGGTACGGGGCATCGATGTCCTGATTGCCGGCCACAGCCATCAGCATCTGCTCGGCACCTATAACAATACGGTATATGCCGAGACGGAAGCCGACGGCAGAGAACTCATCTGCATTGATCTGGCAACGGATTCCCATACCATTGAACCCGTCATCTACCGGGCCGATGGCGAAGCGGATGAAGCGATCATGAAGCTGATCGCACGCGAAGAAGCGGATTGTCAGGCGTGGCTCGATGAGCCCCTGGCCAAAACAAACATGGATCTTCGCATCGCCAATGAAAATGAAGCCAGACTCAAGGGCACTCCTTCCATTACCCTCTTCAATCATATTGCCATGGAAGAAACCGGAGCCATGCTCGCAGCCTGCTCACTATTCAAGGGCGCAACAGGCTTTGGCGCCTCAATTACACGCAGAGCCCTGTTTACCAACTATCCCTACATCAACCGTCTTGTCGTCAAGAAGCTGTCCGGCGTACAGCTGAAGGAATTCCTCGAAGAGGATGCGTCCTACTGGAGCGCCAACGCCGCAGCTCAGATTGTTGCCGGCGAAGATCCGGCTCATCCGGAAAACTACGACCTTGTCAGCGGCATCGACTACCGCATCAACGTTGCCAATCCAATCGGCGAACGTGTCGAAGAGATCCTGTACCAGGGTAACCCGATCACGGAGGACAGCACCTTTACCCTCTGTGTCAATTCGTACCATGCGGCAGGAGGCGGTGGCTTCCATGTACTGAAGCAGTGTGAGACGCTGAAGACGATCGACAGCAGCTTTACGGATCTTGCCGAGGCCTGGTTCAAGAACCACCCGGTCATTGAATTTGATCCGGAATTCAATATCCACGTTGTCAATGAGTGA